In the genome of Bremerella cremea, one region contains:
- a CDS encoding RHS repeat-associated core domain-containing protein, which produces MRADFSYDAEDAYQFTSISRYADLAGTELVATSTYGYDAADRITSLTHADSGSSTLAGYTWGYDEGNRLTDFTVTGYSAEDATYTYDDTDQLTRADRSGTTSDESYTYDENGNRTGGSYSTGDNTQILSDGTYNYTYDDEGNRLTKTNISTGEVIEYEWDYRNRLIGITTKTSGGTVTHEVEYTYDVFNRRIVKTIDADGAGSGTPTEEVYIYDGLREERGAAGDHMLLRFDEADDLTDRLMYGPNVDQILATEEVTSTSSAGDVLWALTDHLGTVRDVVDYDNSTDTTTVQNHLAYNSFGNIVSETNTAVDFLFAFTGRERDEESDLQYNRARYYDSAVGRWISEDPIGFAARDENLFRYVGNSPVNFLDSSGHETKNIAGVGTATATVKTFDAKLHIMPDPNRPYLYFSEDDMTRNGNTLTYSIEYPGTPSTNAQLTYGVVADFGFEPKNTPDDDDKASTYYITTRQNFVKTLVQGQKQESHYGEVRDDWVTDEKHWTNGKLSYQDTPSRGISVSGLNISTKQGVTKDGKKGWTYTVQWGEKDREKAVEDEKKKKAAQNQKKYIARMDGTLFTTRLYCNYEHIGEWRWAYAVVTKFDPKTGDVTSITTQAAKIEWVPAKQ; this is translated from the coding sequence ATGCGGGCCGACTTCAGCTACGATGCGGAAGATGCGTACCAGTTCACTTCCATCAGCCGCTACGCCGACCTGGCCGGAACCGAACTGGTCGCAACCAGTACCTACGGCTACGACGCGGCCGATCGCATCACCAGCCTGACCCACGCCGACAGCGGCTCCAGTACGCTGGCCGGTTACACCTGGGGCTACGACGAAGGGAACCGCCTGACCGATTTCACGGTTACCGGTTACTCCGCCGAAGACGCCACCTACACCTACGACGACACCGACCAGCTCACCCGAGCCGATCGCAGCGGCACGACGTCCGACGAGTCGTACACCTACGACGAAAACGGCAACCGCACTGGCGGCAGCTACTCGACCGGCGACAACACCCAAATCCTCTCCGACGGCACGTACAACTACACGTACGACGACGAAGGAAACCGCCTCACCAAAACGAATATCTCTACCGGCGAGGTGATCGAATACGAGTGGGACTACCGCAACCGCCTGATCGGCATCACCACGAAGACCAGCGGCGGCACGGTCACCCATGAGGTCGAATACACCTACGATGTATTCAACCGCCGCATCGTAAAAACCATCGACGCCGACGGCGCCGGATCAGGCACCCCCACCGAAGAAGTCTACATCTACGATGGCCTCCGCGAAGAACGAGGTGCCGCCGGTGATCACATGCTTCTCCGGTTCGACGAAGCTGACGACCTGACCGACCGGTTAATGTACGGCCCCAATGTCGATCAAATCCTGGCCACAGAAGAAGTGACCAGCACGTCATCCGCCGGGGATGTCCTCTGGGCATTAACCGATCACCTCGGCACGGTCCGTGATGTGGTCGATTACGACAACTCCACCGATACGACGACAGTTCAGAATCATCTGGCCTATAATTCGTTCGGGAATATCGTTAGTGAAACGAACACGGCAGTGGACTTCCTGTTCGCGTTTACTGGGCGGGAACGAGATGAAGAGAGTGATCTGCAGTACAACCGGGCGAGGTATTATGACTCGGCCGTGGGGCGGTGGATCAGTGAAGACCCAATTGGGTTTGCGGCAAGGGATGAGAACCTCTTCCGGTATGTCGGTAATTCGCCGGTCAACTTCTTGGACTCATCCGGACACGAGACGAAGAACATTGCGGGCGTCGGAACAGCAACAGCAACAGTCAAAACGTTTGATGCCAAATTGCATATCATGCCTGACCCTAATCGTCCATACCTGTACTTTTCCGAAGACGATATGACCCGCAATGGTAACACACTCACTTATAGCATTGAGTATCCAGGAACACCGAGCACAAATGCACAATTAACCTACGGTGTTGTTGCTGACTTCGGGTTTGAGCCCAAGAACACTCCCGACGATGACGATAAGGCAAGTACATATTACATTACCACACGCCAGAACTTTGTTAAAACACTTGTACAAGGACAAAAACAGGAATCGCATTATGGCGAAGTACGTGATGATTGGGTAACCGATGAAAAACATTGGACCAACGGAAAGCTGTCCTATCAAGACACTCCATCGCGAGGCATTTCTGTCAGTGGACTGAATATATCCACCAAACAGGGAGTAACAAAGGACGGGAAAAAAGGGTGGACTTATACCGTTCAGTGGGGTGAAAAGGATCGGGAAAAGGCTGTCGAAGACGAGAAAAAGAAAAAAGCGGCCCAAAACCAGAAGAAATACATAGCCAGAATGGACGGCACATTATTTACCACTAGACTGTATTGCAATTATGAACACATAGGGGAATGGAGATGGGCGTATGCAGTTGTGACAAAGTTTGACCCCAAGACCGGCGACGTGACAAGTATAACAACCCAAGCGGCGAAGATAGAGTGGGTTCCAGCGAAGCAATAA
- a CDS encoding ISAs1 family transposase, producing the protein MMDRIADCFEELTDPRIETDNKQHELLDIVVITILAVVGGAEGWKDIGLFAQAKTDWLKTFLKLPAGPPSRDTIRRVISRLDPEEFQACFSAWIAAVSEATGGEIIAIDGKTLRRSFDHQSGQAALHMVSAWSAKNHLLLGQQSVDAKSNEITAIPKLLKMLDLNGTTVTIDAMGCQKKIARQINEQGGDYVLALKGNQQQIHTATKAAFVQAMEDPENHKCRSYQTRETNRGRIEERTYYQMRAPKNLPGRDAWPGLKSIGMVVRITERDGKTFDEVRCYLSSHRMGVKRFAEAVRSHWSVENSLHWVLDVTFDEDHSRVSKDHGAENLGLLRRMIISLFKQYKGDKQSIRQRRLNASWNDDYLLEIVAGAETA; encoded by the coding sequence ATGATGGACCGAATTGCCGATTGCTTTGAAGAGCTTACCGACCCGCGGATCGAGACCGATAACAAGCAGCACGAATTGCTCGATATCGTGGTGATCACGATTCTTGCTGTGGTAGGCGGGGCGGAAGGGTGGAAAGATATTGGCCTGTTCGCTCAGGCGAAGACCGACTGGCTGAAAACGTTTTTGAAACTCCCGGCCGGGCCGCCTAGTCGAGACACGATTCGGCGCGTTATATCGCGGCTTGATCCTGAAGAGTTTCAGGCCTGCTTTTCGGCCTGGATTGCGGCGGTAAGTGAAGCCACAGGCGGAGAGATCATCGCCATCGATGGCAAGACTTTGCGGCGGTCGTTCGACCACCAAAGTGGCCAGGCGGCCTTGCACATGGTCAGTGCTTGGAGTGCCAAGAATCATCTGCTGCTGGGGCAACAGTCGGTCGACGCCAAAAGCAACGAGATCACCGCGATTCCCAAACTGCTGAAGATGCTCGACTTGAATGGAACGACGGTGACGATCGATGCGATGGGCTGCCAGAAGAAAATTGCCCGGCAGATCAATGAGCAAGGGGGCGATTACGTACTGGCGTTGAAGGGCAATCAGCAGCAGATTCACACCGCCACGAAGGCAGCTTTCGTTCAAGCAATGGAGGATCCCGAGAACCACAAGTGCCGATCCTATCAGACGCGGGAAACCAACCGCGGACGAATCGAAGAGCGAACTTATTATCAAATGCGAGCCCCTAAAAACCTGCCGGGCCGCGATGCCTGGCCAGGGCTGAAATCGATTGGCATGGTGGTCCGCATCACCGAGCGGGACGGCAAAACGTTCGACGAAGTGCGCTGTTACCTGAGCAGCCATCGCATGGGGGTGAAGCGATTCGCCGAGGCGGTCCGTTCGCACTGGAGCGTGGAAAACTCGCTGCACTGGGTATTGGATGTGACGTTCGATGAAGATCACAGCCGAGTGAGCAAGGACCACGGGGCGGAGAACCTGGGACTACTACGCCGCATGATAATATCTTTATTCAAGCAGTATAAAGGTGACAAACAGAGCATCCGCCAACGCCGCTTAAACGCCAGCTGGAACGATGATTACTTACTGGAAATCGTGGCTGGAGCAGAGACTGCATAG
- a CDS encoding transposase yields MARKRRIFTAAFKAKVALEAIKGLSTISELAQKHKLHPTQINLWKKQLLDGAEGVFEDGSQKSKSSSENDEPQAAELYEQIGRLKVELEWLKKKVAQHGE; encoded by the coding sequence ATGGCACGGAAGCGGCGGATTTTCACTGCGGCCTTCAAGGCGAAGGTAGCGTTGGAGGCAATCAAGGGGCTCAGCACGATCAGCGAACTGGCTCAGAAGCACAAGCTGCATCCCACGCAGATCAACCTGTGGAAGAAGCAACTTCTCGACGGGGCGGAAGGCGTGTTCGAGGATGGCAGTCAGAAGTCGAAGAGTTCTTCTGAGAATGACGAGCCTCAGGCCGCTGAGTTGTACGAGCAGATTGGTCGCTTGAAGGTTGAGCTCGAATGGCTC